In one window of Candidatus Kaelpia imicola DNA:
- the rdgB gene encoding RdgB/HAM1 family non-canonical purine NTP pyrophosphatase gives MKKLLLATFNHNKVKEITQIAKDSNLDIEFLYLKDFNNIKEVAEDGRTFKENAIKKAKEYYIQTGIVTLAEDSGLRVDALDGEPGVYSARFSGEEKDDYKNNLKLLHILEGVEDRRAHFICSAALVISEDNIETFEGVLDGNISCHIKGNSGFGYDPIFIPKEYSKTLAELGVDIKNKISHRYKAIREVFNFIKENY, from the coding sequence ATGAAAAAGCTTCTTCTTGCTACGTTCAATCATAATAAGGTCAAAGAGATTACTCAGATTGCTAAAGACTCAAATCTTGATATCGAATTTCTATACTTAAAAGACTTTAATAATATAAAGGAAGTAGCCGAAGATGGTAGGACATTTAAAGAGAATGCGATTAAAAAGGCAAAAGAGTATTATATTCAAACCGGTATTGTTACATTAGCTGAAGATTCAGGACTTAGAGTAGATGCTTTAGATGGTGAGCCTGGGGTATATTCAGCTCGTTTTTCAGGAGAAGAGAAGGATGATTACAAAAATAACCTTAAATTGCTGCACATATTAGAGGGTGTAGAAGATAGAAGAGCCCATTTTATCTGTTCCGCTGCTTTAGTTATATCTGAGGATAATATAGAGACATTTGAAGGTGTCTTAGATGGCAACATATCTTGTCATATAAAGGGTAATAGTGGGTTTGGTTATGACCCTATATTTATACCTAAAGAATATAGCAAAACACTGGCTGAGCTAGGAGTTGATATAAAGAATAAGATTTCACATAGATATAAGGCGATTAGAGAGGTTTTTAACTTTATAAAGGAGAATTATTAG
- a CDS encoding fumarate hydratase, protein MDFKRVAKELYLKASFDLRKDIKKALVKAYSQERNKLAKEALSAILKNAELAKKNRMAICQDTGYPVFFLKIGNVGIKNLNNITEDLTKGIREATIKGNLRSSVVIDPLDRKKTAPNIPPIFHVEFNNSKRLEIELLVKGFGSENQTKLCMLNPNISYGDIVDIVVDHIKVVGSKACPPYIIGIGIGGTADKAITLSKEATLISLDKRSKDKRLVSLEQGTKKEVNKLKIGPLGVGGETTCLGVKALTAPTHIAGLPLGVTVSCHAARSAKKVIKFK, encoded by the coding sequence ATGGATTTTAAAAGAGTAGCCAAGGAGCTTTATCTCAAAGCGAGCTTTGATTTAAGGAAAGATATCAAGAAAGCTTTGGTTAAAGCTTATAGTCAGGAGAGAAATAAGCTAGCTAAAGAAGCTCTAAGTGCAATCTTAAAGAACGCGGAGCTTGCTAAGAAGAATAGAATGGCAATCTGTCAGGATACAGGTTATCCGGTGTTTTTTTTAAAAATTGGTAATGTAGGTATTAAGAATTTAAATAATATAACAGAAGATTTAACTAAAGGAATAAGAGAGGCAACTATTAAAGGTAATTTGCGTAGCTCTGTTGTAATTGACCCATTAGATAGAAAAAAAACAGCCCCCAATATACCTCCTATATTCCATGTAGAATTTAATAATAGTAAGAGATTAGAAATAGAACTTTTAGTTAAAGGTTTTGGCTCTGAGAATCAGACTAAGCTTTGTATGTTAAATCCGAATATTTCATATGGCGATATTGTAGATATAGTAGTTGATCATATTAAGGTTGTTGGTTCTAAAGCTTGTCCGCCTTACATTATAGGCATTGGAATCGGAGGAACAGCTGATAAGGCTATTACGCTCTCAAAAGAGGCGACATTAATTAGCTTAGATAAGAGAAGTAAAGATAAGAGATTGGTGAGTTTAGAGCAAGGAACAAAAAAAGAAGTAAATAAGCTTAAAATAGGGCCTTTAGGCGTGGGTGGAGAGACAACATGCTTAGGAGTTAAAGCATTAACAGCCCCAACCCATATCGCAGGATTACCTCTTGGGGTAACAGTATCTTGTCATGCTGCAAGGAGTGCTAAGAAGGTTATCAAGTTTAAATAA
- a CDS encoding FumA C-terminus/TtdB family hydratase beta subunit: MNIRSPLNRDVVKGLKAGDLVYLSGVIYTARDRAHKKMFDLINKGRELPLDLKDSIIYYCGPTPERRGEAIGSCGPTTSSRMDNYTPLLHKLGLGATIGKGERAKDVVSAIKKYKGIYFLTWGGCGAYLNSFVKSSKIVAFKELGAEAIRILEVEKFPLVVGIDSKGRTI; the protein is encoded by the coding sequence ATGAATATCAGGAGTCCATTAAATAGAGATGTAGTTAAAGGATTAAAAGCAGGGGATCTGGTTTACTTGAGTGGTGTTATCTATACAGCTCGGGATAGAGCCCACAAGAAAATGTTTGATTTAATAAATAAAGGAAGAGAACTGCCTCTTGATCTAAAAGATTCGATTATATATTACTGTGGTCCTACTCCAGAGAGGAGAGGAGAAGCTATAGGTTCCTGTGGTCCTACGACAAGCTCTAGAATGGATAATTATACTCCTTTACTACATAAGTTAGGGCTAGGAGCAACAATAGGAAAAGGAGAGAGAGCTAAAGATGTGGTTAGTGCTATTAAAAAATATAAAGGAATATATTTCTTAACCTGGGGCGGCTGTGGTGCCTACTTAAACAGCTTTGTTAAGAGTTCAAAAATAGTAGCATTTAAAGAATTAGGTGCTGAGGCAATTAGAATACTAGAGGTTGAGAAATTCCCTCTGGTTGTTGGAATCGATAGTAAAGGGAGAACAATTTAG
- the rph gene encoding ribonuclease PH, whose protein sequence is MRLDKRDNDELRKVKITKDYIEYAEGSCLIEVGNTKVICTASVEEKVPPFLRNSGSGWITAEYSMLPRSCKSRVLREVRKGAVGGRTSEIQRLIGRSLRAVVDLKRIGERTIWIDCDVVQADGGTRTASITGGFVALYLAFQKLIKDNAIEENPAKSFLAAVSVGLVDKEAMLDLAYSEDFKADVDMNIVMTELSDIVEVQGTAEGEPFSKKKMDELVKLASKGIKELIAIQKKALKVK, encoded by the coding sequence ATGAGGTTGGATAAGAGAGATAATGATGAATTGAGGAAGGTTAAAATTACAAAAGATTATATTGAATATGCAGAAGGTTCATGTCTTATTGAAGTAGGTAATACAAAAGTAATCTGCACCGCTTCAGTTGAAGAGAAAGTACCGCCTTTTTTGAGAAATTCAGGGAGCGGTTGGATTACAGCAGAGTATAGTATGTTGCCTAGGTCTTGTAAGAGTAGAGTTTTAAGAGAAGTTAGGAAGGGTGCAGTTGGAGGTAGGACTAGCGAGATTCAGCGTCTAATAGGTAGATCTTTACGCGCGGTAGTAGATTTAAAAAGAATTGGAGAGAGAACTATCTGGATAGATTGTGATGTTGTCCAAGCAGACGGAGGAACCCGCACAGCATCTATTACAGGAGGTTTTGTTGCTCTATATTTAGCATTTCAGAAGCTTATAAAAGATAATGCTATTGAGGAAAATCCAGCTAAATCTTTTCTGGCTGCAGTATCTGTTGGTTTGGTAGATAAAGAGGCTATGCTTGATTTAGCATATAGTGAAGACTTTAAAGCCGATGTTGATATGAATATTGTTATGACTGAATTAAGTGATATCGTTGAAGTCCAGGGAACAGCAGAGGGTGAGCCCTTCTCAAAGAAGAAGATGGATGAGCTTGTAAAACTAGCAAGTAAAGGAATAAAAGAGCTTATAGCTATTCAGAAGAAAGCTTTAAAGGTTAAATGA
- a CDS encoding 7-carboxy-7-deazaguanine synthase QueE: MRDLKAKISEIFYSIQGEGIYLGYPQVFIRFWGCNLDSCKYCDTKFNKFKEYTLDSLKKEIRGLNKGCHSISITGGEPLIQVDFIKKLLKNLEKSEKIYLETNGVLSDQLEKVIENVDIVAMDMKLPSATGLKPFWDEHRRFLLIAWEKQVFVKIVVTEKTTMKDFRRALEIILSVDTSIPLVIQPYFEDSSPKLVDKLLKFQKEAVRSLMHVRVIPQLHKGINIR; the protein is encoded by the coding sequence ATGAGAGATTTAAAGGCTAAGATATCGGAGATTTTTTATTCTATTCAGGGAGAGGGGATATATCTGGGTTATCCCCAGGTGTTCATAAGGTTCTGGGGTTGTAATCTAGATAGCTGCAAGTATTGCGATACCAAGTTTAATAAGTTTAAGGAGTATACCCTGGATAGTCTTAAAAAAGAGATTAGAGGTTTAAATAAAGGCTGCCACTCTATATCTATCACAGGAGGAGAACCTTTAATTCAGGTTGATTTTATCAAAAAGCTCCTTAAAAACTTAGAGAAGAGTGAAAAGATCTACCTTGAGACCAATGGAGTGCTGTCTGATCAGCTTGAGAAGGTTATAGAGAATGTTGATATAGTTGCTATGGATATGAAGCTTCCTTCAGCTACAGGACTAAAACCTTTTTGGGATGAGCATAGGAGGTTCCTGCTTATTGCCTGGGAGAAGCAGGTCTTTGTTAAGATAGTTGTGACAGAAAAGACTACTATGAAAGATTTTAGAAGAGCCCTTGAGATTATCCTCTCTGTTGATACCTCAATCCCTCTTGTTATACAGCCCTATTTTGAAGATAGTTCTCCTAAGCTCGTGGATAAACTGCTAAAATTCCAAAAGGAGGCCGTTAGGTCTCTTATGCATGTAAGAGTAATACCTCAACTGCATAAAGGAATAAATATAAGATGA